TGAGGGCGCTGCTGCGCGGGGGAGCGGACGACGACGCCATCGAGGCCGCCTGGCGGGCCGCGATGTGGGTGAAACCGGCAGGTCACGGGATCAACGGTGCGCATTTCGTCCAACCGCAGCGCTCGATGAGTGCAATCGGTGGCTGACGTGACGACCGAGTCGATCGAGGTCGGTGTCCGTTATTTCGCGGCCGCCGGGGCCGCGGCCGGCTTCGACTCCGAGCGACTGACCGTTCCGGCCGGCAGCACGGTCGGCGGTCTCGTCGACGAGTTGGGTAGGCGCAATCCAGAGCTCGCGCGGGTGCTGCTGCGCTGCTCGTATCTGTGCGACGGGGTAGCGGTGCGAGACACCACTCAGAGCCTGCACGCCGGCAACACCGTCGATGTATTGCCGCCGTTCGCGGGCGGATAGCGCTAGGCCGAGCCGACCCATTCATCGCTGCCGTCGGCGAACACTTGGTGCTTCCATACCGGAAGCCGCGCTTTGATGGCATCCACGACTTGCGCACAGGTGTCGAATGCTTCTCGGCGATGGTCGGCGGCAACTGCCACCGCCAGAGCCGCGTCCCCGATATCCAGCATGCCGATTCGATGGCTTGCCGCAATTGCCCGCACGCCAGCCGATTTCGCGCAGACCTCGTCGACTACTTCAGCGATGACCTCGGCAGCCGACGGGTGGGCCGAATACTCCAGCTTCCGCACCTGTTTTCCGCCGTCGTGGTCGCGAACCGCACCGACGAATCCCACGACGGCGCCCGCAGCTCGGTCGCGCACCAGCTCTTCGTGTTCGCGTAACGTGATCGGATGCTCGGTCAGCGCAGCGCGTATCACCCGACCGCCCGCCGAGCCGCGACTTCCCATGACAACCAACTATATTGACAGTCCCAGGTGTTCGAGAGTGAAGGTTGGCCGGGCGGGACATGGCGGTGACTGACAGCCAACGGGCTTGGGGCTGAGCCCGTGCGGTCGGTGGAGGAACATCAGCGTGCCGTCGCCGAGTTGATCGGTGCGGGCACCGCGGCGCCGCTCGGCTTACGCGATGCCGAGGGGCTAG
This genomic stretch from Mycobacterium paraterrae harbors:
- a CDS encoding MoaD/ThiS family protein; its protein translation is MADVTTESIEVGVRYFAAAGAAAGFDSERLTVPAGSTVGGLVDELGRRNPELARVLLRCSYLCDGVAVRDTTQSLHAGNTVDVLPPFAGG
- a CDS encoding molybdenum cofactor biosynthesis protein MoaE, which produces MGSRGSAGGRVIRAALTEHPITLREHEELVRDRAAGAVVGFVGAVRDHDGGKQVRKLEYSAHPSAAEVIAEVVDEVCAKSAGVRAIAASHRIGMLDIGDAALAVAVAADHRREAFDTCAQVVDAIKARLPVWKHQVFADGSDEWVGSA